One Anopheles marshallii chromosome 3, idAnoMarsDA_429_01, whole genome shotgun sequence genomic region harbors:
- the LOC128712109 gene encoding zinc finger protein DPF3 — translation MASSDLIVNVNNLEKIENFFNDSTYKEIIENSETFNTRLCLERRLRMPFLDPQTGVAQNHCALFMHSRHRIPGMKNGQVYSYPAARWRKSRRQYLLQKPHPPFPAYTHRPFGHLQPAPPPSILPGSGIGGDRGGGGGGGGGSTYDSENSNLDQSSAVDASDLKEHESEKVGKDWYYDEMEMHDMESFEDHDLPDSDCDYEESFSQRKKKSKGARSGGGGGGGGSGGGRSKSSGSSLSDANNRRGGRGGGRGRGRKSQGIGGELGPSFKDMVETPKKNRVQTLPNLTPQSNSSSPLTLPGAGTGGGGSEELPMQELVKVKVEVKVEGSDDPTDGGQPKLGNNRPGPAPNHAGGGLGTNNAAGGPMAALTGAAASAGGAPASSIVGGPPIGPGVGPGGSPAIGGGGAGGGTVEKSRAVPSPYCDFCLGDARENKKTFEPEELVSCSDCGRSGHPSCLQFTANMIISVRKYRWQCIECKYCTICGTSDNDDQLLFCDDCDRGYHMYCLSPPLVSPPEGSWSCKLCKEEFHKPK, via the coding sequence ATGGCGTCCTCCGATCTGATAGTGAATGTAAATAATCTGGAGAAAATAGAGAATTTCTTCAACGATTCCACGTACAAAGAGATTATCGAAAACAGTGAAACGTTCAACACCCGGCTATGCCTGGAGCGGAGGTTACGAATGCCGTTTCTCGACCCGCAGACGGGCGTCGCTCAGAATCACTGTGCGTTGTTTATGCACAGCCGTCACCGCATTCCGGGCATGAAGAATGGACAGGTGTACAGCTACCCGGCCGCACGCTGGCGTAAATCCCGTCGTCAGTATTTGCTGCAGAAGCCGCACCCACCGTTCCCGGCGTACACGCATCGTCCGTTCGGACATCTACAGCCGGCGCCACCACCCTCCATCCTGCCCGGCAGCGGCATTGGCGGTGACCGTGGCggaggcggtggcggtggtggcggaaGCACATACGATTCGGAAAACTCCAACCTGGACCAGTCCAGTGCGGTCGATGCGTCCGATCTAAAGGAGCACGAGTCGGAAAAGGTGGGCAAGGATTGGTATTACGACGAGATGGAAATGCACGACATGGAATCGTTCGAGGATCACGATCTGCCCGATTCCGACTGCGACTACGAGGAAAGCTTCAGCCAGCGGAAGAAAAAGAGCAAGGGCGCGCggagtggtggtggcggcggcggcggtggcTCCGGCGGTGGGCGCAGCAAATCAAGCGGCTCGTCGCTGTCGGATGCGAACAATCGCCGTGGTGGCAGAGGTGGCGGCCGGGGCCGAGGACGAAAATCGCAAGGTATTGGGGGCGAGTTGGGTCCTAGCTTCAAAGATATGGTGGAAACACCGAAAAAGAACCGTGTTCAAACACTACCGAACCTCACACCCCAATCGAACAGCTCATCCCCACTGACCCTACCCGGAGCAGGCACTGGAGGAGGTGGATCAGAAGAGCTGCCGATGCAGGAACTGGTGAAAGTAAAAGTGGAAGTGAAGGTCGAGGGTAGCGACGATCCCACGGACGGTGGCCAACCGAAGCTGGGCAACAACCGGCCCGGCCCGGCCCCGAACCATGCCGGTGGTGGGCTCGGCACTAACAACGCTGCTGGTGGACCGATGGCCGCCCTGACCGGTGCGGCTGCATCGGCCGGTGGAGCACCGGCGTCCTCGATCGTGGGTGGTCCTCCGATCGGTCCGGGCGTTGGTCCCGGTGGTAGTCCGGCTattggtggtggcggtgcggGCGGTGGTACGGTGGAGAAAAGCCGTGCCGTACCCTCGCCCTACTGTGATTTCTGTCTGGGCGATGCAcgggaaaacaagaaaacgttCGAGCCGGAAGAGCTGGTATCCTGTTCGGACTGTGGCCGCTCGGGACATCCGTCCTGTTTGCAGTTCACCGCGAACATGATCATTTCCGTGCGGAAGTATCGGTGGCAGTGCATCGAGTGCAAGTACTGCACCATCTGCGGCACATCGGACAACGACGATCAGCTGCTGTTCTGCGACGACTGTGACCGTGGCTACCATATGTACTGTCTGTCGCCACCGCTTGTTTCACCGCCCGAAGGCTCCTGGAGCTGCAAACTGTGCAAGGAAGAGTTCCATAAGCCCAAGTAA
- the LOC128711117 gene encoding apolipoprotein D, whose protein sequence is MYHQFMELRVVWFVVVGLWLARLSPVLASGFGKCPNYPSMPKFNMTKFLGKWYEVERSFYLPELASGCTTLTFENTTLRDEAGRSQLEISIKSVNQWTGNPSISIGEAVPESETSSIMNVQLQSRLPTAIARLLPGSGRYQVLYTNYDNFAILWSCTSFVAVHADQIWLLGRERDYSTDIRKKIYNALEQLSLDPDRLFIAKNKNCPATL, encoded by the exons ATGTATCATCAATTTATGGAGCTGCGTGTGGTGTGGTTCGTGGTCGTCGGGCTGTGGCTTGCCCGGCTAAGCCCCGTGCTGGCGTCCGGCTTCGGCAAATGTCCAAACTACCCTTCAATGCCAAAGTTTAACATGACAAAG TTTTTGGGCAAATGGTACGAGGTGGAACGTTCCTTCTATCTGCCCGAGCTTGCCTCCGGCTGTACCACGCTGACCTTTGAAAACACGACGCTCCGGGACGAAGCCGGCCGGAGCCAGCtggaaatttcaattaaatccGTCAATCAGTG GACGGGAAATCCATCCATCAGCATCGGTGAAGCCGTCCCGGAGAGTGAAACGTCCTCCATCATGAACGTCCAG CTTCAGTCACGGCTTCCAACGGCGATTGCACGGCTGCTGCCCGGCTCTGGCCGATACCAAGTGCTGTACACCAACTACGACAATTTCGCCATTCTCTGGTCGTGCACAAGCTTTGTGGCGGTTCACGCTG atCAAATCTGGCTGCTCGGTCGCGAACGGGACTATTCGACGGACATTAGGAAAAAGATCTACAACGCGCTGGAGCAGCTAAGCCTCGATCCGGACCGTTTGTTCATCGCGAAGAACAAAAACTGCCCAGCCACACTGTAA
- the LOC128710790 gene encoding transmembrane ascorbate-dependent reductase CYB561 — protein sequence MDGSSVSPLPCEAPLAMMESEKTPPRSPSQHDMPPPPDEKRYDDDDDRVWNCGAWFEYILVVVVSSILLIAASVLTIFWTIYYRKGFNMDDPKLQFNLHPVLMIGGYVTLSGFSILLYRICRCCSHLIVKLCHTFFHACSIPCIVIGFMAVWDSHNQQQIPNFYSLHSWLGMITMGLFALQFVLGFFSFLILLCCENATYKFRSTMVPIHASFGVATFMLAIATAVTGLTQKAHFELGENYSQTIEEGIIMNSIGVILTGLGIIIPFAVRRSNSPANCKVYVTERI from the exons ATGGACGGATCCTCGGTGAGCCCCCTTCCCTGTGAGGCTCCGCTAGCGATGATGGAGAGTGAAAAAACACCGCCGAGAAGTCCCAGCCAGCACGATATGCCGCCACCGCCGGACGAAAA GAGatacgacgacgatgatgaccgCGTCTGGAACTGTGGCGCATGGTTCGAGTACATACTGGTCGTGGTCGTCTCATCGATTCTGCTGATTGCGGCCTCGGTGCTGACCATCTTCTGGACGATCTACTACCGGAAGGGCTTCAACATGGACGACCCGAAGCTGCAGTTCAACCTCCATCCCGTGCTCATGATCGGTGGATACGTCACGCTGTCCGGATTCT CGATCCTTCTGTACCGGATTTGCCGATGCTGTTCGCATCTGATCGTGAAGCTGTGCCATACCTTCTTCCATGCCTGCTCGATTCCGTGCATAGTGATCGGCTTCATGGCCGTATGGGACTCGCACAACCAGCAGCAGATTCCAAACTTCTACTCACTGCACTCCTGGCTCGGCATGATCACCATGGGGCTGTTTGCGCTGCAGTTTGTGCTGGGATTCTTCAG CTTCCTCATTCTGCTGTGCTGCGAGAACGCAACGTACAAGTTCCGTTCGACCATGGTACCGATCCACGCTAGCTTCGGTGTGGCCACGTTCATGCTCGCCATCGCCACCGCCGTTACCGGTTTGACCCAGAAGGCTCACTTTGAACTTGG TGAAAATTACTCACAAACCATCGAGGAGGGCATCATCATGAACTCGATCGGTGTCATCCTGACCGGGCTCGGCATCATCATTCCGTTCGCGGTGCGTCGCtccaactcgccagccaactgCAAGGTGTACGTTACGGAACGTATCTAA
- the LOC128712023 gene encoding uncharacterized protein LOC128712023, which yields MGRKIHVERPKKGPGRKARKQAEPVFQFAKDEDDDSNKKLSRHQKQRLKKRETTKQTQKEARKVKKAVQNVTKAAGPNTFDPAEIFNVEKSRQKYQQLGQKSKALPVASNGHQNGGQKGRNLFDSDNEMDEDQQQVPAAAKSKVLVKKSQMKKFLQQGDSEEESDSDEEDVDSDVGEEEEEDEEADSVDAEEDEDVDEEVEDEEEVDDEMEDDDEDDEDDEDDDEDDDDEEDEEIDGDMLPIEAANKKLKKRMAREQKEADEEMAEAAINRERFVFPTEEELAQTTNLQDVNIRIKDVIGVLSDFTANRDPNRSRCEYVDLLRKDLCLYYSYNEYFMGLLLDFFSPNELLEFLEASEIQRPVTIRTNSLKTRRRDLAQALINRGINLDPIGKWSKEGLVVYSSQVPLGATPEYLAGHYMLQGGSSMLPVMALAPEENERILDMCAAPGGKSSHIAALMKNTGVIFVNDTNKERLRAVLGNFHRLGIQNAVITCSDGIKYGNIMKGFDRVLLDAPCTGSGVISKDPSVKATKTEIDVQRCYNLQRRLLLTAIDCLSANSSTGGYLVYSTCSILPQENEWVIDFALKRRNVRLVPTGLDFGVEGLTNYGALRFHPTMKLTRRFYPHTHNLDGFFVAKLQKFSDAIPKNVVDEPVEDAAAAEQQEEEVKLPKKLNKRDWYYQDIIEQRKAQREDPNHVVKVFQKPPNVKKGPKKEKPTPTNGKEQKEQPETDKPKPQPAANGENKQKPLKKAGNKTEVREAEEALRLKMKLKQAQQQNGKQGGPGQSMKNGAQKSHGVQKGAFKKKVGKVRK from the exons ATGGGCCGTAAAATACATGTCGAAAGACCGAAGAAGGGCCCTGGACGGAAAGCTCGCAAACAAGCAGAACCAGTGTTCCAGTTTGCCAAGGATGAAG ATGATGATTCAAACAAGAAGCTGTCACGCCATCAAAAACAACGACTAAAGAAGCGTGAGactacaaaacaaacgcagaaAGAAGCGCGGAAGGTAAAGAAGGCGGTCCAAAACGTCACCAAAGCTGCCGGTCCCAATACGTTCGATCCGGCCGAAATATTTAACGTGGAAAAAAGTCGTCAGAAGTATCAACAGCTCGGACAAAAGAGCAAAGCACTGCCGGTCGCATCCAATGGTCATCAGAATGGAGGTCAGAAGGGCCGCAATTTGTTcgatagtgacaatgaaatggaTGAAGATCAGCAACAGGTACCGGCGGCAGCTAAAAGTAAAGTATTGGTGAAGAAAAGCCAGATGAAGAAGTTCCTTCAACAGGGTGATTCTGAGGAGGAAAGTGATTCGGATGAGGAGGACGTGGACAGTGATGTGGgagaggaagaggaggaggacgaagaggCGGACAGCGTCGATGCcgaagaagatgaagatgtCGATGAGGAAGTGGAGGACGAAGAGGAAGTGGATGATGAAATGgaagatgacgatgaggatgatgaagatgacgaggacgatgatgaggatgacgatgacgaagaAGACGAAGAGATCGATGGAGACATGCTGCCGATAGAAGCTGCGAACAAGAAGCTGAAAAAACGGATGGCACGGGAACAGAAGGAAGCGGACGAGGAGATGGCCGAAGCCGCCATCAATCGGGAACGTTTTGTGTTTCCGACCGAGGAAGAGCTTGCTCAGACCACCAACCTGCAGGACGTGAACATTCGCATTAAGGACGTCATAGGAGTGCTGTCGGATTTCACTGCGAATCGTGATCCGAACCGTTCCCGCTGCGAGTACGTGGATCTTTTGCGTAAGGATCTGTGTCTGTACTACTCGTACAACGAGTATTTCATGGGTTTGCTGCTGGACTTCTTTTCGCCGAATGAGCTGCTCGAGTTTCTCGAGGCGTCGGAAATTCAACGTCCGGTTACGATACGTACTAACAGCCTTAAGACACGCCGTCGTGATTTGGCCCAAGCGCTCATCAATCGCGGCATCAATCTGGATCCGATTGGCAAATGGTCGAAGGAAGGTTTGGTAGTCTACTCGTCACAGGTCCCGCTGGGAGCCACACCGGAGTACCTTGCCGGACACTATATGCTGCAGGGTGGTTCCAGCATGTTGCCCGTGATGGCTCTAGCACCGGAAGAAAACGAACGCATACTGGATATGTGCGCTGCGCCCGGTGGCAAAAGTTCGCACATTGCGGCGCTGATGAAGAACACCGGTGTTATCTTCGTGAACGATACGAACAAGGAGCGTTTGCGTGCGgtgttgggaaatttccatcggCTCGGAATACAGAACGCGGTCATCACGTGTAGTGACGGAATCAAATACGGCAACATCATGAAGGGTTTCGACCGTGTGCTGCTCGATGCACCCTGCACCGGATCCGGTGTCATATCGAAGGATCCGAGCGTGAAGGCGACCAAAACAGAAATCGACGTGCAGCGGTGCTACAACCTGCAGCGACGTTTGCTGCTCACGGCAATCGACTGCCTTTCAGCGAACTCATCGACGGGTGGTTATTTGGTTTATTCCACATGTTCCATTCTGCCACAGGAAAATGAATGGGTGATTGATTTTGCACTGAAAAGGCGCAACGTGCGCCTTGTACCAACTGGGCTCGATTTTGGCGTCGAGGGTTTGACCAACTACGGTGCACTGCGGTTTCATCCGACAATGAAGCTGACCCGTCGGTTCTATCCCCACACGCACAATCTGGACGGGTTCTTTGTGGCAAAATTGCAAAAGTTCTCCGATGCCATTCCGAAGAACGTGGTGGACGAACCGGTAGAAGACGCTGCGGCAGCGGAGCAGCAGGAGGAAGAGGTTAAGCTTCCGAAGAAGCTCAACAAGCGCGACTGGTACTATCAGGACATAATCGAACAGCGTAAAGCGCAGCGTGAAGATCCGAACCATGTCGTGAAAGTGTTCCAGAAGCCACCTAACGTGAAAAAGGgaccgaaaaaagaaaaaccgacTCCAACCAACGGCAAGGAACAAAAGGAACAGCCTGAAACTGATAAACCGAAACCGCAACCTGCAGCAAACGGCGAAAACAAGCAGAAACCGCTGAAAAAGGCAGGCAACAAGACGGAGGTGCGTGAAGCTGAGGAAGCGTTGCGcttgaaaatgaaactaaaacaagCGCAACAACAGAATGGCAAACAAGGTGGACCTGGGCAAAGTATGAAAAATGGCGCACAGAAGTCTCATGGAGTTCAGAAAGGCGCATTTAAAAAGAAGGTCGGGAAGGtgagaaagtaa
- the LOC128714324 gene encoding cytoplasmic tRNA 2-thiolation protein 1 codes for MPIACRSGCGRNAFMRRPKTGDVLCKECFFLAFETEIHNTIQQEQLFRSGQKVAIAASGGKDSTVLAHVMNLLNQRYNYGLDLVLLSIDEGITGYRDDSLKTVAQNRDDYGMQLRVLSYQELYGWTMDRIVAEIGRSNNCTFCGVFRRQALDRGARLMEVDCVATGHNADDIAETVIMNILRGDTARLRRCCDIKTGSKEADTIPRVKPLKYSYEKEIVMYAHFKKLVYFSTECVFAPNAYRGHARAFLKDLEKVRPSAIMDIIHAGEQLQIKGTVKKPVRGVCGRCGFVSSQQPCKACVLLEGLNRGLPKLGIGKKSKGERMVALQEQQLREKAHLVKNDF; via the exons ATGCCCATCGCTTGCCGTAGCGGTTGTGGCCGCAATGCGTTTATGCGA agaccaaaaaCTGGGGATGTGCTGTGCAAGGAATGTTTCTTTCTGGCGTTCGAGACGGAAATACACAACACCATTCAGCAGGAGCAATTATTTCGCTCGGGTCAAAAGGTAGCGATTGCGGCTAGTGGGGGCAAAGACAGCACAGTTCTCGCCCATGTGATGAACCTGTTGAACCAACGGTACAATTACGGGCTCGATTTGGTGCTGCTTTCCATCGACGAAGGAATAACCGGATATCGGGATGACAGCCTTAAAACGGTGGCACAGAACCGAGACGATTACGGGATGCAGTTGCGCGTGCTCTCGTATCAGGAGCTGTACGGATGGACGATGGATCGTATAGTGGCGGAGATAGGCCGTAGCAACAATTGCACGTTCTGCGGTGTGTTCCGCCGGCAGGCATTGGACCGTGGGGCACGCTTAATGGAGGTCGATTGTGTAGCCACCGGGCACAACGCGGACGACATTGCGGAAACCGTCATAATGAACATACTGCGCGGAGATACCGCACGGTTACGCCGCTGTTGCGATATCAAAACGGGTTCCAAAGAAGCCGACACAATTCCGCGTGTGAAACCGCTAAAGTATAGCTACGAGAAGGAGATCGTGATGTACGCACACTTTAAGAAGCTGGTCTACTTTTCGACCGAATGTGTATTCGCACCGAACGCTTACCGTGGCCATGCGCGGGCGTTTTTGAAAGATCTCGAAAAGGTACGCCCGTCAGCGATCATGGACATCATTCATGCGGGTGAGCAGCTACAGATCAAGGGTACGGTGAAGAAGCCGGTACGCGGGGTTTGTGGTCGGTGCGGGTTCGTCTCGTCACAGCAACCGTGCAAGGCTTGTGTGCTGCTGGAAGGATTGAACCGTGGTTTGCCTAAACTGGGCATTGGCAAGAAATCCAAAGGAGAACGAATGGTAGCCTTACAAGAGCAACAGTTACGCGAGAAGGCACATCTTGTAAAGAACGACTTCTGA